The Halictus rubicundus isolate RS-2024b chromosome 6, iyHalRubi1_principal, whole genome shotgun sequence genome contains the following window.
atgaaaatgaaaacaacGCTTCGTTTCGTGGATGTATTGTATTTCATCGTGGATTCTGTAAATGTAGATTTTATAATGTTGTAATAAAAAGATTTCTTTCTATACGATCTGGTTATCCGTTACCGTGACCAGCGCACTTATTAATTTAAATACATTTACATTCATGCGTATTCATTCAAGACATcgaatttgtaattttaaactAACAAGAGACATTACAAAATAGACAGAACAAAATAGAACTAAAATGTAGCATGGTATGGGCCGTTTCGCTTGCTGGTCGAGTGGTAGTGTACAGGTGATTGTAGCAGTACCATGTGTAGTGTTGACGGGAATTTCTTCTCTTTCTGAGGAATTGTTGCTCTAATAATTTTCCTAGCTACACAACTCGTGAACTATAAcacgaaaacagtgaaaaaatccaACTGAAAACTATTTGTGAATATTACAAGACTGAATTGTGAATTAACAAAAACTGAATATTCCATATACTTTATTTTTACTACGGGTCAGTAATATGATTTGGAGTCTGTATGTATTTGATCAGATTTTATCACCTATCGTGGATTTCATCAGCGCTAAggaaagatgatgcaggttctggtccagccTAAAaattgatgcaggttctgttccaggttAAACAGATGATGCAGGTCAGTGTTCAAGATTCttccgctgggtggcgccacacATAAAGtccggcaaaatctgcaaacagcgccattcCTCGTTTTGCCGCTACGGTCTAGTGGCGCTATTTACAGATTTTCAGGAGCAGATGATTCTTGCCGCTTATTGCACTACCCCTTATGGGAatatcggcaagaatcatttgttctCTTCTTGAGGGGTTGGATATTTTAACAGCAGAGAGGATTGGTGTGAGACACAAACCCCCATATGGTAATTGGCCTAATTGGTACAGTTTTTGAAATACTACTCCTATACCTTATCTATGATCCAACGATTGAAAggttatttttgaaaaattcataaacagtCATAATTACGAATAATTAgaaataattagaaatattttgaatgcaAGAACGTTACGTTTGAGCAACTAGTTTCCGAACTATTTAAGTTTTTCTTTGTCGATGTTTCTATGTGCCCCTATCTCAATGTACTCCATTCTccacattttatttgaactcctTGAAAGTCCGAAAATTCCTTCGGGAATACTGCATCTGTAGCGTGTTGATTTATCACTGATAAATCATGTTTGGATCATTCTGAAATTACGTCCGTCAGCGTGAACCTTATCATTTGTCTATATCACCGGCAAAACATGGACTTAACCTCCACACGTTTTAATGATTACGCTACATGTGATGCGTGCTAGATAAATTGTTTacttattttccataaattaaAATGAAGTTCAAAACATACACGGGAATCACTTGGTCTTTACTGGAACTCACGGGTCTGCTTGAGGACGACGAATCTCGTGTTTATTTCGAGAAATACAAAAAACATTTTGGTTTGCACCCATTCCATTTAACCAATCTGAATACCTCATTGAACGAGATATTAAGCTCAAATTTGAATTCTTACGATGCTGAGTACGTacttaatttatataattttcactGTATATTTACGAACATAATAACTTTCACCTTAATAGCCATTAAGCAGCAAATACTCCAAATTTACATGTTAATTCTTAATAatgttttttcttataatgatCGCAGATTGAAAGGGTTCCTGTTGGCTTATCAAAACCCTAAACTATTAACACCATTAGGTGAAATCTTTTACGATACATGTTTCATTCACATTGACGTAGAAGCAGAGTTTTATGTATTTAGACCAGAAGTAGGATCTAGCATAAAAGGTAAAACGTTAACTTGTTATATCTCTTTGAAGTATATAATTCATTATTATCATGTACGGATTTATAGGTATTGTAAACAAGAAAGGAGTTGACCATATCGGAGTCCTTGTACATAAAGCATTCAATGTATCTATTCCAAAGCCAGATGACGATGAAAATTGGTTAGGCAACAATCTTGAGATTGACCAAGAAGTAAAATTTGTAGTGACTCTTCTTGATCTGAATAGTAAACTGCCGTTCATTCGTGGTACTTTAGATCCAGAGTAAGTAGTAAATTGTAATCTGCTATCTTTGATTAATTATTAAGTTAACTAGCACtaggacaatattaattgtTACTCTTGTTTCAGCAATTACTTAGAAGGATGTAAATTAATAGAGAAGACATTTAGTCCCAAGACGCAACATGAGAACGTcaagaataatgtaaaaattgtacatAGCGTTAAACAGAAGAAGCAACATACATTTTTTGATTCAGAAAATAGTTCTGATGAAGATACAGTGCAAGTTAAGAAAGAAACTCCTAAACGAAGTAGGAGAAAGTCGTTTGAGCAGGAAGAAGTGATTGAATATAATGAAGAtaaaacgaatattaaaaaagtgaaaGAATCTAAATCAAAAAAGAAATCGAGGGATTATAGTTCTCAAAGTAGTATTGATGAACATGTTGATGTCAGGACCGAAAAATCACCAAAAAAATTACCGAGAAGATTGTCCAGTGTGGAGCCTGAGGATGAATTCAGGAAGATTAAAGTAGAGAtcgcagaaaatattaatagaaaACAGATCAAGCAAGAAATTGTATCAGAAAGCGGTAGTAAATCAAAGAAAAGTTCTGCAAAGCGAAAAAACTTGGATGAAACCGATAATTCGGCAGAAGATTTTACTGCGGATAAATACATCAGGAATTCTAGTAAAAAAACTTCCAGAAAACATAAAGTATTGGACACAGATACTAATGGAGTACTTAGTAATGTTAAAGTGGAACAATGTAATAATCGTTCTCTTAATGACAGCCTTGAAGTAGTAGAAGAGTCTCCCAGTAAGAAGAAACATAAGAAACAGaaaaatgctaaaaatattaaagaagaggATTCCGCAGAGATTAGCTACGAAGAGAATGAAGATAATGCAAGTAAAAAGACACGAAAGAAACATACGAAAAAGGTTCTCCTAGATATTAGTGAAATCAAAGTGGAGCCTACATTTGAAAATGTTGTAATTAAAATAGAGAAACCTGACGATACAGGTTCTTATAATGAAACAACTGAAAAACAAGTTGACCACGATGTTCACACAAATCGTTCAAAGAAAAGAGATTCTGTAAACAAAGAGTTAAAGGTACACAAAGCAAAAATCAAGAAGGAAAAATCTGTATCAAACACTATATCAGATGAAGACCAGCAGGAGTTAAAGGCACACAAAGTAAacgtaaaaatggaaaaatctgTGGCTTACTCTATATCGGACGAAGATCAGGAAGTGGTCAAGGTAGACCAAGTAAAAAtgaagaaagaaatgtttgtaACAAATATTGTATCAGATGAAGATCAGAGTGATACACATGACCAATATATTCAGAAGACGAAAAAACATAGTAAAAATTCCCCAAGGAAACAATCAAGTGAATCAGAAGTTGATCATAGTAGAGTTAAAGTTAAGATTGAAAAATGTACTGATGGCTAAGATGTTGAAACATTTGAGAATGTTTCATTCAATTCACATTCTAAGACATGTGTATACACATACACTCAAATACACTCATAGATGTAAAGATAAAAACATCTTATTTTTCTATGCTAGCATTGAAATTGTACATAATATACATACTTtgtcaataaattttaataagtgATTCTTCTCAGAATACTGAATCCTATATATAATTGTCTTTATAATATACTGGTGAAATCCGTTTATACATTATGATATATGTATTACTTTGACACATGGTGCATACTTGATAAATTAGAGTACAAATATGACTTGAATGCTATGTACTAAAAGATTTTTGTAACATACTATTTCCATATCTTTTATATTTATTCACCCTTCACCTCGAGTTTACCGTCTGCAAACATAATTGACTACATAGTTTGCTTCTGTGCATTACAGGTACTTAATTCTTATGTCTTGTATGTATGAAACCTTTCGTGTCAAGGTTTCTAAATATAAATATGGGACCAGTAACAGTTGAAGTTGAGAAATGTAAAAACATGTTTATTAGTACATATAAATTTACCACTTTACATCACAATTATTGCATGTCCTGTAAGTTTAGATTTCCATGACAATTTTACTGTACAGATAATTGAAAAATTCTGGAGAAATTCAACTTCAATTTCCAAGAACATACTACCTTACAAAACACTTATATATATGATTTTGTACTTAAGAATGTTAATACCATTTACACTCCCGAACAAAAAGAGCACACGCgtgctatttttaatttctcatgTTATATTGATTATGGTAGTAATCAATGAGTTCTCTTGGTAGAAATTTAAACacacaaaatgatagcacacatAAAGTACATTTACGAGTATCTCACGACATTTCAGGCAACTAACGCGTTCAGCTAGTGATCActgctttttttaaattgatatttTCATAATGGGCCATGGTAAAAGTCTAAGTGACAGTAAAGTAAACATATTTCTTGCTTTAAAGAAGCAAaaattctctccgtaactgttgAATATACGGGTCTGCCGAGCTACAGTTATAGAAGAGGTACTACACAACGAAAATGAAAGAGGGACTGAGGTTCGGGCGTTTGGCAAACGTTAAAGGATTCATGCGAGCTCAGCcttttaaattcaaaaataaaagttccttatttttggtttttcatC
Protein-coding sequences here:
- the Polr1f gene encoding RNA polymerase I subunit F, which codes for MKFKTYTGITWSLLELTGLLEDDESRVYFEKYKKHFGLHPFHLTNLNTSLNEILSSNLNSYDAELKGFLLAYQNPKLLTPLGEIFYDTCFIHIDVEAEFYVFRPEVGSSIKGIVNKKGVDHIGVLVHKAFNVSIPKPDDDENWLGNNLEIDQEVKFVVTLLDLNSKLPFIRGTLDPDNYLEGCKLIEKTFSPKTQHENVKNNVKIVHSVKQKKQHTFFDSENSSDEDTVQVKKETPKRSRRKSFEQEEVIEYNEDKTNIKKVKESKSKKKSRDYSSQSSIDEHVDVRTEKSPKKLPRRLSSVEPEDEFRKIKVEIAENINRKQIKQEIVSESGSKSKKSSAKRKNLDETDNSAEDFTADKYIRNSSKKTSRKHKVLDTDTNGVLSNVKVEQCNNRSLNDSLEVVEESPSKKKHKKQKNAKNIKEEDSAEISYEENEDNASKKTRKKHTKKVLLDISEIKVEPTFENVVIKIEKPDDTGSYNETTEKQVDHDVHTNRSKKRDSVNKELKVHKAKIKKEKSVSNTISDEDQQELKAHKVNVKMEKSVAYSISDEDQEVVKVDQVKMKKEMFVTNIVSDEDQSDTHDQYIQKTKKHSKNSPRKQSSESEVDHSRVKVKIEKCTDG